In Paenibacillus sp. 1781tsa1, one DNA window encodes the following:
- a CDS encoding HPr family phosphocarrier protein, translating to MQQTFRITDEDGIHARPATALVNTANKFKGAESFAEANGKKVTLKSILGVLSLGLEQGDTISIIVEGEGEAEALQALTDVMVNEGLGEINA from the coding sequence ATGCAACAAACATTCAGAATTACAGACGAAGATGGTATCCACGCACGTCCGGCGACAGCCCTGGTTAATACAGCAAACAAATTCAAAGGTGCAGAATCCTTTGCAGAAGCAAACGGTAAAAAAGTAACGTTGAAATCCATTCTGGGTGTTCTTTCCCTCGGATTGGAACAAGGCGACACCATCAGCATTATCGTTGAAGGCGAAGGCGAAGCTGAAGCTCTTCAAGCTTTGACTGACGTTATGGTTAACGAAGGGTTGGGCGAAATTAATGCTTAA
- the ptsP gene encoding phosphoenolpyruvate--protein phosphotransferase, producing MLNVSGIAASAGIAIAKAFILEHPDYSVEKRQINDVDAEIAKLDSALGKSQAELEAIKERTLQELGEKKAEIFASHLLILNDPELIDPVKARIADDMINAEFALNETASQFISMFENMKSAYLQERAADMRDVTKRVLNHLLGIDFMSPAEINEEVIVLAEDLTPSDTAQLNRQFVKGFATNIGGRTSHSAIMARSLEIPAVVGTKDILAQAKQGDMIIVDGLDGHVLVNPTDEVIAEYRAKQEQYDAQRAEWRKLRDEPTVTVDNVHVELAANIGTPNDVTGVLENGGEAVGLYRTEFLYMGRDKLPSEDIQYNAYKAVLEKMEGKPVVVRTLDIGGDKELPYLDLPKEMNPFLGFRAVRLCLDRLDIFRTQLRALLRASVHGNLRVMFPMIATLGEFREAKAVLLEEKEKLVAEGIAVSDSIQLGIMVEIPSTAVLADQFAKEVDFFSIGTNDLIQYTMAADRMNERVAYLYQPYNPAILRLVKMVIDAAHREGKWVGMCGEMAGDETAIPLLLGLGLDEFSMSATSILPARSQITKLSRADMQELAAKALDMQTAEQVVELVQSIQA from the coding sequence ATGCTTAATGTCTCCGGGATCGCGGCTTCGGCGGGTATTGCTATCGCCAAGGCGTTTATCTTGGAGCATCCTGACTACTCTGTAGAAAAACGCCAAATTAACGACGTTGACGCAGAGATCGCAAAACTCGACTCAGCTCTGGGTAAATCCCAGGCTGAGCTTGAGGCGATCAAAGAGCGTACTTTACAAGAGCTTGGCGAGAAAAAAGCTGAGATTTTTGCTTCGCATTTGCTCATTCTGAATGACCCGGAACTGATTGATCCGGTTAAAGCTAGAATTGCAGATGACATGATCAATGCAGAATTTGCTTTGAACGAAACGGCATCGCAATTTATCTCCATGTTTGAGAACATGAAGAGTGCATACCTGCAGGAACGTGCAGCAGATATGCGTGACGTTACCAAACGTGTGCTAAATCACTTGCTTGGTATCGACTTCATGAGTCCGGCTGAGATCAATGAAGAAGTGATCGTGCTTGCGGAGGATCTGACGCCTTCCGATACGGCTCAATTGAATCGCCAATTTGTTAAAGGTTTCGCAACCAACATTGGTGGACGTACTTCTCACTCAGCGATCATGGCTCGCTCTCTTGAGATTCCAGCTGTCGTTGGAACCAAGGACATCTTGGCTCAAGCGAAACAAGGCGATATGATCATTGTTGACGGTCTGGATGGTCACGTGCTGGTTAACCCTACTGATGAAGTTATTGCTGAATACCGTGCCAAACAGGAACAGTATGATGCACAACGTGCAGAGTGGAGAAAACTGCGTGATGAGCCAACGGTAACTGTGGACAACGTTCATGTTGAACTTGCAGCCAACATTGGTACACCAAATGATGTAACGGGTGTTCTGGAGAATGGCGGCGAGGCAGTAGGCCTGTACCGTACCGAGTTCCTGTACATGGGCAGAGACAAGCTTCCTTCCGAAGACATTCAGTATAATGCTTACAAAGCGGTACTGGAAAAAATGGAAGGCAAACCTGTTGTTGTTCGTACACTCGACATCGGTGGAGACAAAGAGCTTCCATACCTGGATCTGCCAAAAGAAATGAATCCATTCCTCGGCTTCCGCGCAGTTCGTCTGTGTCTGGACCGTCTGGATATCTTCCGTACACAATTGCGTGCATTGCTGCGTGCAAGCGTACATGGAAACCTGCGTGTCATGTTCCCAATGATCGCAACACTGGGTGAATTCCGTGAAGCAAAAGCTGTCTTGCTCGAAGAGAAAGAGAAGCTGGTTGCTGAGGGTATTGCTGTTTCTGACAGCATTCAACTCGGAATCATGGTCGAAATTCCTTCGACTGCAGTTCTGGCGGATCAGTTTGCCAAAGAGGTGGATTTCTTCAGTATCGGAACGAACGATCTGATTCAATACACAATGGCAGCAGACCGTATGAACGAACGTGTAGCTTATCTGTACCAACCTTACAACCCAGCCATTTTGCGTTTGGTTAAAATGGTTATCGATGCAGCACATCGTGAAGGCAAATGGGTTGGCATGTGCGGTGAGATGGCAGGAGACGAAACAGCAATTCCATTGCTGCTCGGCCTTGGATTGGATGAGTTCAGCATGAGCGCAACATCCATTCTGCCAGCTCGTAGTCAGATCACGAAGCTGTCCCGTGCGGATATGCAGGAACTGGCTGCTAAAGCTCTGGATATGCAAACGGCTGAACAAGTCGTTGAATTGGTTCAAAGCATTCAAGCGTAA